The proteins below are encoded in one region of Meriones unguiculatus strain TT.TT164.6M chromosome 18, Bangor_MerUng_6.1, whole genome shotgun sequence:
- the LOC132648963 gene encoding olfactory receptor 4K3-like, producing the protein MPVSCLHTEKNGCRQSVVSEFILWGLSNSWNIQLSLFVIFLMIYLLIVSGNITILVLIITDPHLYSPMYFLLANLSFVDMWLSSVTTPKMITDFLRENKTISFAGCMCQIFFAHCIAAGEMVLLVIMAYDRYVAICKPLHYFTIMNLKRCTGFVLTSWTTGFVHAMSHLVVIVELPFCGPKEIDSFFCDMPLVIKLACIDSDDLDVLMNAGCGVVAVTCFIPLLISYTYILITVRQSSKAGAHKALSTCTAHITVVIIFFAPCIFIYVWPLNITWLDKFLAVFYSVFTPLLNPGIYTLRNKEMKNAMKRFISNYFGPKGNF; encoded by the exons atgccgGTTTCCTGCCT ACATACTGAGAAAAATGGGTGTAGGCAGTCTGTGGTGTCAGAATTTATACTTTGGGGACTTTCCAACTCATGGAATATTCAGCTCTCACTCTTTgtgatatttttaatgatttatctTCTCATTGTTTCTGGAAATATTACCATTCTGGTTTTAATCATCACTGACCCACATCTGTATTCTCCCATGTACTTCCTGTTGGccaacctgtcttttgttgatatGTGGCTTTCTTCAGTCACCACTCCTAAAATGATCACAGACTTTCTCAGGGAAAACAAGACCATTTCCTTTGCAGGCTGTATGTGTCAGATCTTCTTTGCTCACTGCATCGCTGCAGGAGAGATGGTGTTGTTGGTGATAATGgcttatgaccgctatgtggccatctgcaagCCACTGCATTACTTCACCATCATGAACCTGAAGAGATGTACTGGGTTTGTGTTGACTTCCTGGACAACTGGATTTGTACATGCCATGAGTCACCTGGTAGTGATTGTGGAGCTGCCATTTTGTGGACCTAAGGAAATAGACAGTTTTTTCTGTGATATGCCATTGGTAATCAAGCTAGCTTGCATAGATTCCGATGATTTGGATGTTCTAATGAATGCTGGCTGTGGGGTTGTGGCTGTAACCTGCTTTATTCCGTTGCTCATATCCTACACTTATATCCTAATCACTGTACGACAGAGCTCTAAAGCTGGGGCTCATAAGGCCCTGTCCACGTGCACTGCCCACATCACAGTGGTGATCATCTTTTTTGCACCTTGCATCTTCATCTATGTGTGGCCTCTCAATATCACCTGGTTGGATAAATTTCTTGCTGTATTTTACTCTGTTTTCACACCTCTCCTCAACCCAGGTATTTATActctgagaaataaagaaatgaaaaatgccatgaaaagattTATAAGCAACTACTTTGGTCCCAAAGGAAATTTCTAA